One genomic segment of Danio rerio strain Tuebingen ecotype United States chromosome 11, GRCz12tu, whole genome shotgun sequence includes these proteins:
- the her15.1 gene encoding hairy and enhancer of split-related 15, tandem duplicate 1 — MAPAYMTEYSKLSNKEKHKLRKPVVEKMRRDRINNCIEQLKSMLEKEFQQQDPNAKLEKADILEMTVVFLKQQLRPKTPQNAQIEGYSQCWRETISFLSVGSEAVAQRLQQEAQRSAAPELTHTSEAPHQQHTHIKQEPRAHAPLWRPW; from the exons ATGGCTCCTGCGTATATGACTGAATACTCCAAGCTTTCCAACAAGGAGAAGCACAAA TTGCGAAAGCCAGTGGTGGAAAAGATGCGCAGAGATCGCATCAACAACTGCATCGAGCAGCTCAAGTCCATGCTGGAGAAAGAGTTCCAGCAGCAGGATCCCAACGCCAAGCTGGAGAAAGCCGACATCCTGGAGATGACGGTGGTTTTCCTCAAGCAGCAGCTGCGGCCCAAGACTCCACAGAACGCTCAGATCGAGGGCTACTCGCAGTGCTGGAGGGAGACCATCAGCTTTCTGTCTGTGGGCTCCGAGGCTGTGGCTCAACGTCTCCAGCAAGAAGCTCAGAGATCAGCAGCTCCAGAGCTCACACACACGTCTGAAGCTCCCcatcagcagcacacacacatcaagCAGGAGCCGCGGGCGCACGCTCCGCTCTGGAGACCCTGGTAG
- the her2 gene encoding hairy-related 2 isoform X1: MAPTVCKATHTGKERTKLRKPVVEKMRRDRINKCIEQLKILLKTEIKASQPCSKLEKADILEMAVIYLKNTADAHARSYSEAHAQSYADGYSRCIEETARFLSAHKQTQKHSKPVDSCQITSEIAKHGLWRPW, translated from the exons ATGGCACCAACTGTCTGCAAAGCCACTCACACGGGAAAAGAAAGAACTAAA CTGAGGAAACCGGTGGTGGAGAAGATGCGCAGAGATCGCATCAACAAATGCATCGAGCAGCTTAAAATCCTACTTAAAACCGAAATAAAGGCCAGTCAGCCCTGTTCTAAACTAGAAAAAGCTGATATACTAGAGATGGCTGTTATTTACCTGAAGAACACCGCTGATGCGCATGCGCGGAGCTACTCGGAAGCGCATGCGCAGAGCTATGCTGACGGATATTCAAGATGCATTGAGGAAACGGCGCGATTTCTGTCAGCTCACAAACAAACCCAAAAACACTCTAAACCTGTTGACAGCTGTCAGATCACGTCAGAAATCGCCAAGCATGGATTGTGGAGACCCTGGTGA
- the her2 gene encoding hairy-related 2, with amino-acid sequence MRRDRINKCIEQLKILLKTEIKASQPCSKLEKADILEMAVIYLKNTADAHARSYSEAHAQSYADGYSRCIEETARFLSAHKQTQKHSKPVDSCQITSEIAKHGLWRPW; translated from the coding sequence ATGCGCAGAGATCGCATCAACAAATGCATCGAGCAGCTTAAAATCCTACTTAAAACCGAAATAAAGGCCAGTCAGCCCTGTTCTAAACTAGAAAAAGCTGATATACTAGAGATGGCTGTTATTTACCTGAAGAACACCGCTGATGCGCATGCGCGGAGCTACTCGGAAGCGCATGCGCAGAGCTATGCTGACGGATATTCAAGATGCATTGAGGAAACGGCGCGATTTCTGTCAGCTCACAAACAAACCCAAAAACACTCTAAACCTGTTGACAGCTGTCAGATCACGTCAGAAATCGCCAAGCATGGATTGTGGAGACCCTGGTGA